A genomic window from Pseudomonadales bacterium includes:
- a CDS encoding FAD:protein FMN transferase, with the protein MSRWLLCLLLCLSTMSRADWFERRESIMGTAIHAEVWSDSAETAEQVLDSVMDEMRRIDTTYSPYIETSALSELNRLAPVGWVSVAAEMIDLLTRSARVSELTEGAFDITYASIGRYYDYREGVRPDSAQIEEGLAAIDYRYVEIDVEKGRVRYAHPHVYVDLGGIAKGYAVDRSIDILRAAGIEQASVSAGGDSRIIGDRGGHPWTVGVRDPRDANRMVVLLPLEDTAVSTSGDYERFFDEAGVRYHHILDPATGDSARHSMSVTVLGPDATLTDALSTSVFVLGAERGLALIDRLPGIDAIIIDAQGRLHYSADLSELVDPSQARSSGDGAPR; encoded by the coding sequence ATGAGTCGATGGCTGCTGTGCCTGCTGCTGTGCCTGTCCACCATGAGCCGGGCGGACTGGTTCGAACGGCGTGAGTCGATCATGGGCACCGCTATCCATGCGGAGGTCTGGTCGGATAGCGCGGAAACCGCGGAACAGGTCCTCGACTCTGTAATGGACGAGATGCGTCGAATCGACACGACCTACAGTCCGTACATCGAGACCAGCGCGCTGTCCGAGCTGAATCGGCTGGCGCCTGTCGGCTGGGTGTCTGTTGCAGCGGAGATGATCGACCTGCTGACTCGCAGCGCCCGGGTATCCGAGCTCACCGAAGGAGCATTTGATATCACCTATGCATCGATCGGCAGGTATTACGACTACCGGGAGGGCGTGCGCCCGGACAGCGCTCAGATAGAAGAAGGCCTGGCTGCTATCGACTACCGGTATGTTGAAATCGACGTCGAAAAGGGACGGGTTCGCTACGCGCACCCCCATGTCTATGTGGATCTTGGTGGTATCGCCAAAGGTTACGCGGTGGATCGCAGCATCGACATCCTGCGTGCGGCCGGCATCGAGCAGGCATCGGTGTCCGCGGGTGGAGACAGCCGTATAATCGGCGATCGTGGTGGCCACCCCTGGACCGTCGGCGTGCGGGACCCCCGTGACGCAAACCGGATGGTCGTACTGCTGCCGCTGGAGGACACGGCGGTTTCCACATCCGGCGACTATGAGCGTTTCTTCGACGAGGCGGGTGTGCGCTATCACCACATTCTCGATCCCGCTACCGGCGATTCGGCCAGACACAGCATGAGCGTGACTGTGCTCGGACCGGATGCCACGCTCACCGATGCCCTCTCCACCAGTGTGTTTGTGCTCGGTGCCGAAAGAGGTCTCGCCCTGATCGACCGCCTGCCGGGCATAGATGCCATAATCATCGACGCACAGGGCCGGCTGCACTATTCGGCCGATCTCTCCGAACTGGTGGACCCGTCGCAGGCCCGGTCTTCCGGAGACGGCGCGCCCCGTTGA
- a CDS encoding serine hydrolase domain-containing protein, giving the protein MSSVEIAGIEAVGLDPARVEALRVRARREVEEGLLPAVQIAVARNGRLAMFESFGTADSTSLFCLFSATKAITSAAIWLLMQDGRLSVDEKVADVIPAFGSNGKESITVEQLLLHTAGFPAAPFKSLDWINPTRRWERFSQWRLSWPPGSRFEYHPTSTMWALAEIIEQRSGIAFQQFIRERICQPLDLLDLFVGLPERENHRVVPCAMVGEPLTPADYQRLGVPAPPVTEVTEDAILSFNDPAIRAVGVPGGGGITSAAQLALFYQALLHGGLDDSAAVWSRETLTSARRVRTGELRDPLFHKLVNRGLGIVIAGDESRSYRGFGKTNSPEAFGHNGAGGQLAWVDPASGISLAYLTSGHDRNEIRQARRGVAISSLAAVCAGEQV; this is encoded by the coding sequence ATGAGCAGTGTCGAGATCGCAGGTATCGAAGCGGTCGGGCTGGATCCGGCGCGGGTGGAGGCCCTGCGGGTCAGAGCCCGGCGGGAAGTTGAAGAGGGTCTGCTGCCTGCAGTACAGATTGCAGTGGCGCGCAATGGTCGGCTGGCGATGTTTGAGAGTTTCGGTACTGCGGACAGCACCAGCCTCTTCTGTCTGTTTTCCGCAACCAAGGCCATCACATCGGCGGCAATCTGGCTGCTCATGCAGGACGGGCGCCTGTCTGTGGACGAAAAGGTTGCGGATGTGATCCCGGCCTTCGGCAGCAATGGTAAGGAATCGATCACCGTGGAACAGCTGCTGCTGCACACGGCGGGATTTCCGGCTGCACCATTCAAATCTCTCGACTGGATCAATCCGACCCGGCGCTGGGAGCGCTTCTCCCAGTGGCGGCTGAGCTGGCCACCCGGATCACGTTTCGAGTATCACCCCACTTCCACCATGTGGGCGCTTGCCGAGATCATCGAGCAGCGCAGTGGCATCGCCTTCCAGCAGTTCATCCGTGAGCGCATATGCCAGCCGCTGGATCTTCTCGACCTGTTCGTCGGTCTGCCGGAGCGGGAGAACCACCGGGTCGTTCCCTGTGCCATGGTGGGCGAGCCGCTGACACCGGCCGATTACCAGCGGCTCGGTGTGCCAGCTCCACCGGTAACAGAAGTCACTGAAGACGCCATCCTCAGCTTCAATGATCCGGCGATCCGTGCGGTAGGTGTGCCCGGTGGTGGTGGGATCACCAGCGCCGCCCAACTGGCCCTGTTCTATCAGGCGCTGCTCCACGGAGGGCTCGACGACAGCGCCGCAGTCTGGTCCCGGGAAACCCTTACCAGCGCCCGCAGAGTGCGCACGGGTGAACTCAGAGACCCGCTGTTTCATAAGCTCGTGAACCGCGGGCTGGGCATAGTGATCGCCGGGGATGAGAGCCGCAGCTATCGGGGCTTCGGTAAAACGAACTCCCCGGAAGCCTTTGGTCACAACGGCGCTGGCGGCCAGCTCGCCTGGGTGGATCCCGCCAGCGGCATTTCGCTGGCGTATCTCACCAGCGGCCATGACCGCAATGAAATACGCCAGGCTCGCCGGGGTGTTGCCATCAGCAGTCTTGCAGCAGTCTGCGCAGGCGAACAGGTATGA
- a CDS encoding cysteine synthase A — MNIPSRFEDAIGNTPLVRLSRLSEQTGCEILGKAEFLNPGGSVKDRAALWIIREHEKSGALQPGGIVVEGTAGNTGIGLTHICNARGYRCIIYMPDTQSPEKVELLRTLGADVREVPAVPYRDPMNYQKQAGRFAESLPGAVWANQFDNTANRQAHYDSTGPEIWAQTEGHVDAFVAATGTGGTLAGVSRYLKEVHRDTRIVLADPMGSALYSWVKSGDPQMSKGPSITEGIGNSRVTVNLEDTQVDDAVQVTDQDMVDMVYEEMRTQGWFFGSSTGINLCGAVETARRMGPGHTIVTVLCDTGHKYQSRLFNPAFLEEKGLRIPAVQRPLNSG; from the coding sequence ATGAACATACCCAGCCGCTTCGAAGACGCCATCGGCAACACTCCGTTGGTCCGCCTGTCAAGGCTGTCCGAACAGACAGGTTGCGAGATCCTCGGCAAAGCGGAGTTTCTGAATCCGGGCGGTTCGGTGAAGGATCGTGCCGCCCTGTGGATCATCCGGGAACACGAGAAATCCGGCGCACTCCAGCCCGGCGGAATCGTGGTGGAAGGTACCGCCGGTAACACCGGCATCGGCCTCACCCATATCTGCAACGCACGCGGCTACCGCTGCATCATCTACATGCCGGACACCCAATCGCCAGAGAAAGTCGAACTGCTGCGCACCCTGGGCGCCGATGTGCGGGAAGTCCCCGCAGTCCCCTACAGGGATCCGATGAACTACCAGAAGCAGGCCGGACGCTTTGCGGAAAGTCTGCCAGGTGCTGTCTGGGCAAACCAGTTCGACAATACCGCCAACCGGCAGGCTCACTATGACTCCACCGGCCCGGAGATCTGGGCCCAGACCGAAGGTCATGTGGATGCCTTCGTCGCTGCGACAGGCACCGGTGGCACCCTGGCCGGTGTCAGCCGCTACCTCAAGGAAGTCCACCGCGACACCCGCATCGTGCTGGCAGATCCCATGGGCAGCGCGCTGTACAGCTGGGTAAAGAGTGGCGATCCGCAGATGAGCAAGGGGCCTTCAATCACCGAAGGCATCGGCAACAGCCGGGTCACCGTGAATCTCGAAGACACCCAGGTGGACGATGCTGTTCAGGTTACCGATCAGGACATGGTGGATATGGTGTATGAGGAGATGCGGACCCAGGGCTGGTTCTTCGGTTCGAGCACGGGCATCAACCTGTGCGGGGCGGTGGAAACCGCCCGCCGGATGGGGCCCGGTCACACCATCGTGACCGTGCTCTGTGACACGGGACACAAGTACCAGTCACGACTCTTTAACCCGGCCTTCCTCGAAGAGAAAGGCCTGCGGATACCCGCGGTTCAGCGCCCTTTGAATTCCGGCTGA